AAGATTTTACCGAGTTTAGATATCTCTCAGCAACTCTAACCCAATATGATGCAATTTCATTAGTAATAACTTCCTCAGGACTATGGAAGCCATTTTTTTGAAAGTCTGAGAATAATGAAAGGTCTCCTAGGGAAGTCAAAATATTTTTACCTTCATTCTGGACTCTTCTTCCTTGCAATTTCAACCCCAATTAATAACTATTTAGAAAAATATGAATGTAAATATGTTGTATGTATAAAATATACATCATATATATATATTTTCAGCAAGTATAATATTTACTTGGTAATTAAAATGATTGAAATGAAGAATATGGTAAGAAAAATATTGGTTGCATTGATCTGGCCAATTCTCTACTCTATAATCAACATCAATCTAGCTTATGCGATTACAAGTGCTGAAGCTGAAGTACTAATTTTCAAGTATATCTCCATGGCACTTTCTGTAGGCCTCTCTTGTATTGGAGCAGGTTGGGCTCTAAGCAGGGCTGGACCTGCCTCTGCGGCTGCTGTAGCAGAGAAGCCTGAATTATTCGGGCGTACGATGGTCTATGTCGGTATGGCCGAAGGAATAGCCATCTACGGGATTCTGATAGCCTTCCTAATATGGATTGGGTAAAAGAGCTGGGAGTAGATTTAGTTGGGTAATAGGGTTGAGTTGTTCGTTGGTAGAGGAATCGATGGAGACCAAGGAGTGGCAAGGCTAGACGAAACTACCCGACAATATCTCGGTGTGGAACCTGGAGATGATGTATATATATCGAGTCTATCCTTGAGCCTTGCACAGGCTAGGACAAAGGTAGCTGAGGCATTGAAGGGGGATGAGGGAACAAGCATAGTGAGGATTGCTGATGACAAAATAAAGGAAGGAAATTTCAGAATTGGAATGAGGGTGCTTGTAGGAAACACATTGTAGGAGGAAGTATTCATGTCGTGTGCTTATGTTTTAATAAATACTGAAAAAGGATTTGAGAAAAGCGTTCTAAAGGAATTAAAAAAATTACCTGCCATAAAGGAAACTTACCTAACTAATGGAGTATACGATATTATTGTAAAAACAAATATTGATTCGATAGATGAATTGAGGAAAATTATTGCGTATGACATTCGACCTCAAGATAAAATTAAGTCAACATTAACCATGACAATCATTGAAAGAAAATCAGATGATACCCATCCAAACAGAAAATCGGTTAAAGTACCCCCCAATTCGATTGCCAATACTGAAGGAGTGCACGCGCCACAAGCTCGATGAGATTTTTAGGTGAAAGAATATGTCATGTATGGGAAGAAGTAGAAAAGAAAGTTACTCAAAACCATGGGAAAGGTTTGATTTTTTATATGGTGGAATAAAACGTCCCTTTGAATTTTCCGCAGGAATTACTTTCTCCTCAAGTTACTCTGATTTATCTTCTCCATCAATAAAAAAGAATTTTGCAGAATCAAAAGTAATCGAGAAAGAATTGGAAAGAAAGGTAAAGAAAATCATCGAAGAAATCAAAAAGGAAAGATCGAGCGAGTAATAATAAAGGAGCGTTATTCACACTACTTCGATTGAAGACATTAGATTTGAATTATTAGAAAAAATATGGTGCGAAGTATAAGGACCTTAAAAGTGATAAATTGAAAATGAAAGTTTGGGTAAAGAATAAAGTTCTCCAATATGTTAAGCCGTTTTGCTGCGACTATATGAGGCGCCTTTGGGATCAAGGTTGCGTCACATATCTAGCAATCGAAAATAAAGTTATCATCGTGCCAAAAATAAATTGGATGATTGATGACCCACAAATACACTTCTGTCCCTTTTGCGGAGAAGCAATTCAAATTAAAGAAATGGTTAGGTTATTCGAAAATAAAATCGAAAATGATGATAGGTTACAAGATCTTCCATGGAGTTGGGCTTATTGAAAATGAAAATACAGAATGCAAAATTCTGTTGCCCATATGGAGACTTTGATAGTGAAGATTGGAGCAAAGTAGCTGAACATTTGAAAAAAATGCATTATGAGAATCCATTTAGTGTTCATATCAAAGAGAAGAGGGGTGGGTAGTGATAGATATGATCCATCAGTATAAATTAAAAATCTTCATTTTAACCATTCTTTTATTCTTGCTTGCTACTTCGGCAATTTACACATTTGCCGAGGAACGGGGGCATTTAAAATATGCAGATTTACCACCAACTTCGCTACGAAAGCCTCTTGATGCTTATGAAAAAGGATCATTTTGCGCTAGTTGTCATGACATGCCATATCCATTACCGCCTGAAGAACCAGCTCTCTCAACTAGTTCATCTAAAGTCTATGGAGCTACCCCAATGGAGCCTGGATTAAAAAGGCTTACATGGGATCCAGGGAGAGATGTTGGAGCATTCTATAGTCCTAAAGGAGACAAGATAGTCTGGGTAACTGATAGGCTTGGTAACTGGACGATTTGGGTAATGAATGAAGATGGAAGTGGAAAGAAGCAATTGACTTCTGAAAGTGTGATAAGTGGTTGGCCTTCATGGAGTCCGGATGGTAGCGAGCTTGCTTACTGGTCATGGGATCCTGCATCTAACTCTTGTGATATATGGAAAATGATGATTGATGGCAGTTTAAAAGTCCGGCTTACAACAGATGGTAATTTCAAGGGGGCTCCTAAATGGAGCCCCAGAGACGAAAGGATAGCCTATACCTCAGAATTAACAGGAGACATGGAAGTATACGTTATGAATGAGGATGGAAGTAAGAAGCACCAAATAACCGAAGGCCATTCTCCAGAGAATTTCGTTGAGACTCAAATCATATGGCACCCGGATGGAGAGAGATTGTATTGGAAAGTGTGTATATTTCCACTTCCTCCATCCACAGTTACAATCATCCCCAATGACGTTGCCTTTGTCGAAATACATATGATTAATGTCGATACTGGTGATGATAAAATATTAACACCGAAGCTGCATGAAGCAATTCATAGTGTTAGTCACGATGGAAAAAAGATAGCGTTTATCTCATTACGCTCCTCCAACTATGGTCTCTGGGTCATGGATGATGATGGAGCAGGGCAAACTCGCCTTACATGGGATGGTCAAGGTGATAGAGCTCCACAAATAAGCCCAGATGGGAAGAGTATAGTTTATTGGTCTCTGGCATACGGTTTTCAAACCGATATATTGTGCATTAACATCGATGGAAGTGACAAGACCAGATTAACTAAGAGCGGATATCATGATGTTTATCCTTCTTGGAGTCCTTATGGGAATAAAATTGTATTTGAATCAGATAGAACCGGCAACTATGATATCTGGCAGATTTCAATGGATAGTTCCATAGATGTAGATGTAGAATTTGAAGGGTGTTCAACTCCAAGAAGTGTTGGTAGAGCCTTCATTACCATCAAGCCTTCGATTAATGCCAAAGGTGCACCCAAAGTGGAACAGATTGCGTTACATTTCGACTGGAACGATGAGGGTAAGTATATCGAGAATTTGATTACAGTTCCGTATACATTCCCTGATCAGAATGAAGGGTATCAAACTGAAATCGAATTTTCAGTACCTGAAGATACTGAATTAGGATATCACTTCTACAATGTTAAAATACTTTACTCTAAAGTTGTAGACGGAGTAGAAGGTCCAATTAGAATCTATGAACATTCAGCTGGAGACCTGAGAGTTGGATTGCCTGAGCAACATCAGTGTGAAATACTTTATAAAGAGATCGAAACTGAATTGGAGCAACTTCACGCTGAGGCAATCAATCAATCATACTCTAGTGGCAAATTCCCCTCCGAATGTGCTGAACCTCTCAAGGGTTATTTTGATTTTCTTGTTCAACCAGAAGCTGAGAATTATGTTAAGGCAAATGACGAATTTCTTGAAGGTAAGTATCTGTATCTTTATGGAAACTATAGTGCTGCCTTATCCCGCTTTCAAGAAGTGAAATCACTCCTAAAGGAAGGGCCTTCAAGGACGCTAACCCAACAAATTTTATCTAGATTACTTTTCTTGACAGTATTACTCCCTGCAATGATTAGTATTCTTGTTATGCCAGTATTTCTGCGAGGACTGGAGAGGTCATCAAATAAATCTCAGAAGAATCAGGAAAGCTTAGTGCGTTATGGGGGATAAGAAAATGTTTGATGCTCTCAGCGTCTTGATGATTGTTGTCAGTCTTCTCATATCTTCATTTGCGCTTAAGTTGGCACGCATGTCTAAGGATCGAACATACCAAAATGTCTGGAAACCACTATTTCTTATACCTTTTTTCATGACTGGAATCGTCTTATTTGAGACATTTGAAGTTACAATCCTAAGAATAAGATCATTAATGTTTCTGTCGAGTTTGATTGCAGTGCTCATCTCTCTCCATCGATTCTATAATATATCACAAGAACTGAAGAGGTGTCAAGACTAGTGCACACCAATAATATGAATCTATGGAACAGGAAGAACGTAAAAGTTCTGATAAATTCTCAAAAAAACGCATTAGAATATCACAAACTCTATAAAGGAAAAATTGAGATAATGCCAAAAGTTCCGATAAAATCTGCTCAAGATTTCTCTATTTGGTATACTCCTGGTGTGGCTGAACCCTGTAAAATTATCCAAGAAAACAAAGATATGGTTTTCGAATGCACAAATCGATGGAACACCGTTGCAATAATTTCAGATTGTACAAGAGTTCTAGGACTCGGTGACATAGGACCAGAAGCAGGATATCCGGTCATGGAAAGCAAAGCACTTCTTTTTAAATTTCTTGGCGGCGTAGACGCTATCCCCATATGTCTAGGCACTAATGATCAATCAAAGATAGTAGATGTAGTGAAATATATCCAACCCTCTTTTGGTGGAATAAATCTAGAGGATATCGAACAACCAAAATGTTATAGAATACTTGAGCGATTGAAGTCAGAATTAAAGATCCCTGTATGGCATGATGACCAGCAAGGAACAGCGACTATTGTATTATCTGCGCTAATAAATTCTTTAAAAATAATTGGGAAAAGAACGGATAACATTCTGGTTTCTATGGTAGGGAGTGGAGCAG
This Candidatus Bathyarchaeota archaeon DNA region includes the following protein-coding sequences:
- a CDS encoding ATP synthase subunit C, coding for MIEMKNMVRKILVALIWPILYSIININLAYAITSAEAEVLIFKYISMALSVGLSCIGAGWALSRAGPASAAAVAEKPELFGRTMVYVGMAEGIAIYGILIAFLIWIG
- a CDS encoding Lrp/AsnC ligand binding domain-containing protein, giving the protein MSCAYVLINTEKGFEKSVLKELKKLPAIKETYLTNGVYDIIVKTNIDSIDELRKIIAYDIRPQDKIKSTLTMTIIERKSDDTHPNRKSVKVPPNSIANTEGVHAPQAR